From the genome of Sediminibacter sp. Hel_I_10:
AGGAAATCCCTAACGTAGATCAATATTTTGGTACTACAGAATTACCGCAACTTCTAAAAGCACTGGGTGCAGATTACAAACACGAGCTTATTGGAGAACGTTTAACGACCACTCCAAAAAATTATGCGTATTTGAAAATTGCGGAAGGTTGTGATCGACCTTGCAGTTTTTGTGCTATTCCTTTAATGCGCGGTAAACACAAGAGTACGCCAATTGAAGATTTAGTGACCGAAGCAGAAAAATTGGCGGCCAATGGCGTCAAGGAACTTATCTTAATTGCTCAGGATTTAACCTATTACGGGTTAGATATCTACAAAAAAAGAAACCTAGCCGAATTATTAGAGCATTTGGTTAAGGTTGACGGGATTGAATGGATTCGTTTGCATTATGCCTTTCCAACGGGCTTTCCTATGGATGTGTTAGATGTTATGAAACGCGAACCAAAAGTCTGTAATTATATTGATATCCCACTTCAGCATATTTCCGACTCTATTTTAAAGAGTATGCGTCGTGGTACCACAAAGGAAAAAACAACAAAGCTTTTGGAGCAATTTAGAGCGAAAGTTCCTGAAATGACCATTAGAACCACCTTGATTGTTGGATATCCTGGAGAAACTGAGGAAGATTTTCAAACCCTAAAACAATGGGTTAAAGATATGCGTTTTGAGCGCTTGGGCTGTTTCACTTATTCTCATGAAGAAAACACCCATGCTTATAATTTAGAAGATGATGTTCCTGAAGCTGTTAAAATGGATCGCGCCAACCAGATCATGGAAATACAGTCTCAAATCTCTTGGGAGCTCAATCAAGCCAAAATTGGTCATGAGTTTAAAGTAGTTATCGATAGAAAAGAAGGCAATTATTTTGTGGGCCGTACCGAGTTTGACTCTCCAGATGTAGACAATGAAGTGTTGATTGATGCCTCAAACACCTATTTGAAAACAGGAGAATTCACGACTATAAAAGTTACAGAAGCAGAGGATTTTGATCTCTACGGAGATGTGGTCCCTTCATAAGGATGAATAACATTGCTTTTTTTGCATAAAAATAATAGGCATTTCTTAACATGAGTCGTCCTTATGTTTATAATTGCTATCTTGACGAGAACAACATTAATTTAGAAAGCCTTAGTATTACATGTCATTCAAAGATCTAAAACTCAACAAACCCTTATTAAAGGCTGTAGCCGATGCTGGGTATGATAACCCTACATTAGTTCAAGAATTAACCATCCCCATGGTTTTAGATAGAAAGGATGTGATCACCTCTGCTCAAACAGGTACAGGAAAGACGGCTGCATTTGCTCTGCCCATTTTACAGTTACTGTATGACAAGCAAGATGCCCCTAAAAAAGGTAAGACAGTAAAGGCGTTGGTTATAAGCCCTACTCGAGAACTTGCTCTACAAATTGGTAAAAACTTCAAAACGTACGGTGCTTATACCAATCTAAGATCTACCGTGATTTTTGGAGGTGTAGGCATAGAACCTCAAATTGAAATATTAACTAAAGGTGTTGATATTGTCGTAGCTACTCCAGGACGTCTTTTAGATTTACACAAACAAGACGCTATTAACTTAGATCACGTTGAGATTTTAGTACTAGACGAGGCAGATCTTATGTTGGATATGGGATTTATAGATGATGTTAAAAAAATTGAACGTCTGTGCCCTGAAACCAAACAAAACTTGTTATTCTCTGCTACAATGCCCTACAAGGTAGAAGAATTGGCAAAAGATATTTTAAAGGCTCCCGAACGTATTGAAGTGACCCCAACGTCATCAGCCGCGGTAAACGTAGAGCAATTATTATTTTATGTTCCTAAAAGAAATAAAATAGAACTTTGCCTCCACTTACTCCGTAATACAATTAAGGGCAATATCCTGATTTTTAGACGTACCAAATTTGGTGTTGATAAATTAGAACAAACCTTAACCAAAAATGGATATCTCGTAGAGCGTCTCCATGGTGACCGTACACAGGCCGAACGTCAAACTGCACTTGGTAAATTTAAAAACGGAATGGTCAAGATTTTGATTGCTACAGACGTTGCTGCAAGAGGTATCGATATTGATCAACTGGATGCAGTGGTTAACTTTGATCTTCCTAGCGTTCCCGAAACTTACGTACACCGTATTGGTAGAACTGGACGAGCTGGTTTTTTTGGAATGGCTTATTCTTTTTGCTCTGCAGATGAAAAGTCGTATATCAAAAAAATTGAGCATTTAATCAATGTTCAAATTCCTGTGGAACAGGAGCATCCTTACCCTCTTGATCCTAAAGAGAAACCAATAGTTCATAAAAGACAGGGCAGTAAATATAAAAAGGGTCGAAAAAGCGAAGCTTCTAAAAAGAAAAAGAAGCGTTGGTATTGATTATAAGATCTATAGATTGAAGAGCATCTTAGCTCTAAAATCATGCATCCTTCTTTCATTTACGTCAAAACTTCGGTTCTAAATCATTAGCCAGAACTTTTAGTTAACTCACAAATAACACTACAGATTCTATAATTTGGGTCAAAAAAGTTATCTTTCCAGACTTCACGTCAAAAGTTGACGAACTTAACTGATTTCAAGTACATCAATTTATGGATTTCACTAACCCTCTGGTTTATGGTGTTCCTTGTTTTTTGGGACTCATTTTATTAGAGCTTACTTATAGCAAGGCGCACGATCACGAAAAGAAAAATCTATACGATTGGAAAGATTTAGGATCTAGCCTTACCATGGGCGTAGGCTCTTCAATTATTGCGGCACTTATAAAAACCGTTTCAGCTATTGTCATTTTTAATTTCTTATACGATGTTTTTAACCCAGAGGTTGACGGAATAAGAACAAATATTATGGGTTGGAAGTCTTTTGGATATGCTTGGTATGTATGGCTAGCTTGCCAGTTTTTAGATGATTTTACGTATTATTGGTTCCATAGACAAAACCACATGGTGCGTTTTTTATGGGCGGCACATATCGTTCACCACTCTTCTGATAATTTTAATCTCGGTACCGCTGTTCGAAATGGATGGTTTACCATATTTTACAAGCCTTTTTTTTATGTTTGGTTGCCAATTATTGGTTTCCCACCAGAAATGGTTGTGGTCTGTCTCGGTATTGAGGCTTTATGGCAATTTCAATTGCACTCGGTTTACGTGCCTAAATTGGGCATCGTAGAAAAAGTGTTCAATACGCATACCATGCACCAAGTACATCACGCCAAAAACATTGAGTACATGGATAAAAATCATGGCGGATTTCTTAACATCTTTGATAAGATTTTCGGAACATGGAAACCTTTAGACGAATCCATCGATATCGAATACGGTGTAACTAAACCGCCAAACTCTTATAACCCTTTAGTGATATTGACACATGAGTATAAGGATATATGGCAAGACATGAAAAAATCTCCAGATTGGAGACATAAGTTCATGTATGCTTTTGGCCCTCCAGGTTGGAGTCATGACGGCAGTACGCTTACCATAAAGCAAATGCGTAAAAAAATGCAAGAGGAGAAAACTCTTAAACAAATGCATCAAGACCCTCAAACTGATGAAAATGTCATTTTAGAACAAAAAACCGCCTAAACTCGGTTAATGGTTTAGGATTTTGTATCCTGTTTATGTCTATAGGCTTTTAAAAGCGGAATTTGGATATAGAGCATTCCGCAAAATAAGAGCACGGCGTAAATAGTAATGTACGATACTTGAAACTGGGTAAACAATGCACTTACACGTTCTATGATGTTATAATCTACTGTAAGATTATGGCTAGGCTCCATCATACCTTCCGAAGAAGATTTCCAAACGTAACCAAAAACAAATACCAATAGCACCCCTAAGATTGCCCAAACCCGTTTTGAAATTAGCGGCTGGTACACAAAGGCCTTTGAGGTATTTAAAGACTGAATGTGTGACATGACCTGTTGTGTAAAATCAAAAGAAGTCCGCTCTAAGTTTGAGGTTCCCATGACTTTTCGTGCCAAATCATCTAAGCTTTTATCTGCGTTCTCTTTCATAATATGTGATGAGTTCTGGTTCTAATGCTGTTTTTAAAATAGTAGCCAACTTCTTTCGGCATCTAAATAATCTTACTTTTATGGTATTGGTCGATAGATCTAACACTTCAGATAATTCATTCAAAGATAAATCATCAAAATAATATAAGGTCATCAGTGCGCTATCATCACTAGGTAATTTTGCGATACTCTGTTGTATCACCTCATTCTTTTCTTCCGTTATCATGTCATCTAAAACAGTGCCTACTGTTTTAACTTCATGCTCTGTGAATTCGTTGATTGCAACTTCTTTTAAAAACTTCTTGTTTTTCTTTATTCTATCTAAACTCGTATTATAGGCAATACGATAGAGCCAAGTTGAAAATTTTGAATCTCCTTTAAATCGGTCTAAAGAGCTATAAGCTTTCATAAATGTATCTTGTGCAACTTCCTCAGCCTCTTCCCTATTTTTCAACATTCTAATGGCCAATGTAAAGACCAAATCTTTATAGTCATCAACAAGTTCAGCAAAAACTTGTGTCTCGCCTTGCTGTATTTTTTGGATGCGTATTTGATCTTGGTTGATGGTCATTTCAAAGTAAGACGAACATTGCTTTCATAAGGTTACAGAAAATAAGATTTATTTTTTTTTACCGAAAGTTGTAACCTAAATCAGAAACACAGCGTCATAAGCTTTGAACACATAAATGTAATCAATTAAAAAGCGAACACTTAAAACACACTATTATGGAAGGAATCTTAATACCCATCAGCTTATTTTTAGCCATCTTCGGTATCTTTTACCTGTATTTATCTACAAGGAACAAAGAACGCCTAGCACTAATTGAAAAAGGTGCAGATGCCAGTATCTTTATGAAAGGAAGGCAACACACCGCTCCCATTTGGAAGGTTATTATTCTTAACCTCGCTCTATTATTAATGGGCATTGGTATTGGTGTCTTTT
Proteins encoded in this window:
- the rimO gene encoding 30S ribosomal protein S12 methylthiotransferase RimO, translating into MRTKSLKKNRINVVTLGCSKNVYDSEVLMGQLKASGKDVVHEQDGNVVVINTCGFINNAKEESVNTILEFMQKKEAGEVDKVFVTGCLSERYKPDLQKEIPNVDQYFGTTELPQLLKALGADYKHELIGERLTTTPKNYAYLKIAEGCDRPCSFCAIPLMRGKHKSTPIEDLVTEAEKLAANGVKELILIAQDLTYYGLDIYKKRNLAELLEHLVKVDGIEWIRLHYAFPTGFPMDVLDVMKREPKVCNYIDIPLQHISDSILKSMRRGTTKEKTTKLLEQFRAKVPEMTIRTTLIVGYPGETEEDFQTLKQWVKDMRFERLGCFTYSHEENTHAYNLEDDVPEAVKMDRANQIMEIQSQISWELNQAKIGHEFKVVIDRKEGNYFVGRTEFDSPDVDNEVLIDASNTYLKTGEFTTIKVTEAEDFDLYGDVVPS
- a CDS encoding DEAD/DEAH box helicase: MSFKDLKLNKPLLKAVADAGYDNPTLVQELTIPMVLDRKDVITSAQTGTGKTAAFALPILQLLYDKQDAPKKGKTVKALVISPTRELALQIGKNFKTYGAYTNLRSTVIFGGVGIEPQIEILTKGVDIVVATPGRLLDLHKQDAINLDHVEILVLDEADLMLDMGFIDDVKKIERLCPETKQNLLFSATMPYKVEELAKDILKAPERIEVTPTSSAAVNVEQLLFYVPKRNKIELCLHLLRNTIKGNILIFRRTKFGVDKLEQTLTKNGYLVERLHGDRTQAERQTALGKFKNGMVKILIATDVAARGIDIDQLDAVVNFDLPSVPETYVHRIGRTGRAGFFGMAYSFCSADEKSYIKKIEHLINVQIPVEQEHPYPLDPKEKPIVHKRQGSKYKKGRKSEASKKKKKRWY
- a CDS encoding sterol desaturase family protein, whose translation is MDFTNPLVYGVPCFLGLILLELTYSKAHDHEKKNLYDWKDLGSSLTMGVGSSIIAALIKTVSAIVIFNFLYDVFNPEVDGIRTNIMGWKSFGYAWYVWLACQFLDDFTYYWFHRQNHMVRFLWAAHIVHHSSDNFNLGTAVRNGWFTIFYKPFFYVWLPIIGFPPEMVVVCLGIEALWQFQLHSVYVPKLGIVEKVFNTHTMHQVHHAKNIEYMDKNHGGFLNIFDKIFGTWKPLDESIDIEYGVTKPPNSYNPLVILTHEYKDIWQDMKKSPDWRHKFMYAFGPPGWSHDGSTLTIKQMRKKMQEEKTLKQMHQDPQTDENVILEQKTA
- a CDS encoding RNA polymerase sigma factor gives rise to the protein MTINQDQIRIQKIQQGETQVFAELVDDYKDLVFTLAIRMLKNREEAEEVAQDTFMKAYSSLDRFKGDSKFSTWLYRIAYNTSLDRIKKNKKFLKEVAINEFTEHEVKTVGTVLDDMITEEKNEVIQQSIAKLPSDDSALMTLYYFDDLSLNELSEVLDLSTNTIKVRLFRCRKKLATILKTALEPELITYYERERR
- a CDS encoding DUF6249 domain-containing protein, whose amino-acid sequence is MEGILIPISLFLAIFGIFYLYLSTRNKERLALIEKGADASIFMKGRQHTAPIWKVIILNLALLLMGIGIGVFLASLLDTYTTLDNEAVYPATIFFMAGLGLFVGFHMTKNLDKA